From a single Lolium rigidum isolate FL_2022 chromosome 7, APGP_CSIRO_Lrig_0.1, whole genome shotgun sequence genomic region:
- the LOC124674060 gene encoding protein NARROW LEAF 1-like: protein MCIYANSPRLKRVNSCHAFSEQQWLLQIPRVILSACFCGGCPIRIYNESYSSFRGFLLWSIASPIHYVCQLFGAMKPSDDRVQLSDLTQSEESSLDVEGYCHHHAIFPCSPSMQPVASGCVHTENSAAYFLWPTSNLQHCAAEGRANYFGNLQKGLLPVLPGRLPKGQQANSLLDLMTIRAFHSKILRRFSLGTAVGLRIIKGALTDIPAIIVFVARKVHKKWLNPNQCLPAILAGPGGVWCDVDVVEFSYYGAPAPTPKEQMFSELVNKLCGSDEYIGSGSQVASQDTFGTLGAIVKRRTSNKQVGFLTNRHVAVDLDYPNQKMFHPLPPNLGPGIYLGAVERATSFITDDVWYGIYAGTNPETFVRADGAFIPFADDFDISTVTTIVREVGEIGDVKVIDLQCPINSLIGRQVCKVGRSSGHTTGTVMAYALEYNDEKGICFFTDLLVVGENRQTFDLEGDSGSLIILTSQDEEKPRPIGIIWGGTANRGRIKLTSDHGPENWTTGVDLGRLLDRLELDLIITNESLKDAVQEQRNAYVAAVMSAVGESSMVDVTASEATTQEKVEEIFEPLGIKIQQLPRHDMTTSATEGEGAANTPSDMEEHQFISNFVGMSPVCRDQDAPRSIIANLNNPSEEELAMSLHLGERESDQDQEKGTPSDPESSLNLEKRPRPDTEPSIDLEKRPRCDPEPSMDLQKRPRSDQEQSIDLEERPCSDPKPSIDLEK, encoded by the exons CATATTCTTCGTTCAGAGGATTCCTGTTATG GTCCATAGCTTCTCCTATCCATTACGTCTGCCAACTGTTCGGAGCAATGAAGCCTTCAGATGACAGGGTGCAGCTCTCAGATTTGACGCAATCGGAAGAGTCTTCGCTTGATGTGGAGGGGTATTGCCATCACCacgcgatctttccttgttctccGTCAATGCAACCAGTTGCCTCCGGATGTGTACACACAGAAAACAGCGCGGCATACTTCTTATGGCCGACATCAAACCTACAGCATTGTGCGGCTGAGGGGCGGGCAAACTATTTTGGGAACCTCCAGAAAGGACTGCTGCCGGTGCTCCCTGGACGTTTGCCCAAGGGCCAGCAAGCAAATAGCTTGCTTGACTTGATGACTATAAGAGCTTTCCACAGCAAGATATTGCGGCGTTTCAGCCTTGGGACGGCAGTGGGCTTACGCATAATAAAGGGGGCTTTGACAGATATCCCCGCCATTATTGTCTTTGTTGCTCGAAAGGTTCATAAAAAGTGGCTCAATCCGAACCAATGCCTTCCCGcgattcttgcg GGACCAGGAGGTGTTTGGTGCGATGTTGATGTTGTAGAATTTTCATATTATGGTGCACCGGCTCCAACTCCTAAAGAGCAGATGTTCAGTGAGCTTGTGAATAAGCTGTGTGGCAGTGATGAGTATATTGGTTCTGGCTCCCAG GTTGCAAGCCAGGATACATTTGGAACGTTGGGTGCAATTGTGAAACGGCGCACCAGCAACAAGCAGGTTGGTTTCCTCACCAACCGACACGTTGCAGTTGACTTGGACTACCCTAACCAGAAGATGTTTCACCCATTGCCACCCAATCTTGGGCCTGGTATTTATCTTGGAGCTGTCGAAAGGGCAACATCTTTCATCACAGATGATGTTTGGTATGGAATTTATGCTGGAACAAATCCAG AGACATTTGTACGAGCTGACGGTGCATTCATTCCATTTGCTGATGACTTTGACATATCCACAGTCACTACTATAGTTAGGGAGGTCGGTGAGATTGGAGATGTTAAGGTTATAGATCTGCAGTGTCCTATCAATAGCCTCATAGGGAGGCAAGTTTGCAAAGTTGGCAGAAGCTCTGGTCACACGACTGGGACTGTGATGGCATATGCCCTTGAGTACAATGATGAGAAAGGAATATGCTTCTTCACTGACCTCCTCGTTGTTGGCGAGAACCGCCAAACATTTGATTTGGAAGGTGATAGTGGAAGCCTTATTATTCTGACCAGCCAGGATGAGGAGAAGCCACGTCCTATTGGGATAATATGGGGTGGCACAGCAAACCGTGGGAGGATAAAGCTTACAAGTGATCATGGTCCTGAAAATTGGACTACCGGGGTTGATCTTGGCCGTCTTCTTGATCGTCTAgaacttgatcttatcataaccaACGAATCACTCAAAG ATGCTGTGCAGGAGCAAAGGAATGCTTATGTGGCTGCGGTTATGTCTGCTGTTGGGGAGTCTTCCATGGTGGATGTCACTGCATCAGAAGCCACCACACAAGAGAAGGTTGAAGAGATCTTTGAGCCTCTGGGAATCAAAATTCAGCAGCTGCCCCGTCATGACATGACAACCTCTGCAACTGAAGGGGAGGGTGCAGCCAACACGCCGTCTGATATGGAAGAGCATCAGTTCATTTCAAACTTTGTCGGCATGTCTCCTGTATGCCGTGACCAAGATGCTCCAAGGAGCATCATCGCAAATTTGAATAATCCATCAGAGGAAGAGCTCGCCATGTCGCTGCACCTAGGCGAACGAGAATCGGACCAAGACCAGGAGAAGGGGACTCCCTCAGACCCTGAATCGAGCCTAAACCTGGAGAAGCGGCCTCGCCCTGACACAGAACCGAGCATAGACCTGGAAAAGCGGCCTCGGTGTGACCCAGAACCGAGCATGGACCTGCAGAAGCGGCCTCGCTCTGACCAAGAACAGAGCATAGACCTAGAGGAACGGCCTTGTTCTGACCCAAAACCGAGCATAGACCTGGAGAAGTGA